The sequence ACGCGACCGCGAAGTCGCGCGGCATCGTCAGATAGACGCAGCCGTCGTCGCTGCCCGAGATCCGGATGAAGCCGCTGTAATCGAGCAGCCGCGGCGGCGAAAACTCGATCACCGGATCGTCAAGCGTCGGCTCCTCGTCCACCACGGTGGCGAAATAGTTGGACACGATGTCCACGAACAGTTTGAGATCGTTGTCGGTCATTGGCTGCGCGCGCTCCGCCGCTGCGGTTCTTCTTTGAGGCAGATGATCAGCGTCGAGCGATGCCCGGTCCAGTTGATCGGGATCACGAAGGCCGGCGCGTCATCTGGAAAACGGACGTCTTGCGCGCGGCCGCGGATGACGACCGGGACCGAGATCAAAAAGCCGGGGCCGAGCTCCTGGCGCGCGTTGCCCGAGATCGTGTTGGCGATCTCGCCGACGAAATCGGCGCAGATGTCATCCGATAGATCGGGCTCGCCGAAGATATCGGCCAGCGCCTGCACCATGTCGCGCGGGGCGGTGTAATAGACGCAGCCGCGCTGATTGCCGGAGATGCCGATGACCGCTGAGAAATCGGACATCACCTGATCCGACTCATCGCGCACGAACGGCGTACCGACCTGCGCCGGTGTCGGCGAGATCTTGCTGAAGAATCGAGCGGCGCCGTGGACGAACACCTTGAGGTCGTCCTCGGTCATGCCTACTCCGTGAGGAGTTCGGCCAGCTCGGTGTGCAGCATCTCCGCTGTGAACGGTTTGAGTAAGAATCCTTGTGCTCCCCGTTTGATGGCCTCCACCGCGGTCGCCTTGTCGGCGAGCGCGGAGATGACCAGGATCTTGGTATCAGGGTTCCTGCCGAGGATCGCCTCGACGCATGACAGCCCGTCCAGTTCGGGCATCGTGATGTCCATGGTGACGATCTCCGGCGTGAACTCGTCGAAGACTTTGAGCGCCTCCGAGCCGTTGCCGGCCGAGCGGACCTCGTACGTCGATTCTCCCACCTGGCGAGCGATTGCCCGGCGGATGACATTGGAATCGTCGACGATCAGCAGCTTCATCGCATCCACCGCTCACGCGACCGGAACCGGCACCGGAGCCGGCGCACGTGGCAGGACGAAGGTGAACTCGCAGTAGCGGCCTGGGTCGGAACTCACCCCGATCTCGCCACCGCACTCGTCGACCACCAGATGTTTGACCACGTCCATGCCGATGCCGCGGCCGGCATCGGTCGTCGCGCCGTTGCTGGTGGTGAAGCCGGGCGCGAAGATGAAACGCGCGACCTGGCTCTCATCGGTCTTGACGGCCTCGTCGCTCGAGATCAGACCCAGTTCGACCGCACGTTCACGGATGGTGAGCGGATCCAGCCCGCGGCCGTCATCGCGGTAGGCGAATCCGAACGAACCCGCCGTCATGCCGGGCAGCGGCCGGATCTCGATCGTCGCGACTTTCAACTTGCCTGCGGCTTCGCGTACGGATGGCGACTCGACGCCGTGTGCCAGCGAATTGCGCGTCAACTGCACGAGCACGTCTCTGACGGCCCGGCGCAGCTCCGGCTCGAGCGGGCGCGTGTCGAAGCCATCGGCCTGGACGCGGACGTCCTTACCGAGTTTGAGCGCGAGGGAATGCGCCAGCGCGCGCACGGCATCGACGACGTCGTCCGCGGCGGGCGCGACGGCGTTGCCGAAGGCCGGCGCAGCCGCGACCGGGCCTGGGTAGACACGCTGGATGCCGGTGAGCTTCTCGCGCAGATCCTGGAGCTCAGCCAGATCGGCGCGCAGGTCGGATTCGGCGATGACGATCGACAGGAAGTCGTCGCCGCCCAGCGCCGGCCGGTTGCGCAGTTCGACGATCTTCTGCTCGAACGCGTCGCACGTCTTCTGGAAGTATTCGAGGCTGAGCAAGGCCGCGTTGCCTTTGATGTTGTGGACGCAGCGGAAGACGACGTCGAGGCGCTGGCGCAGCTGCTCCATCTGACCGAGCGAAGCCGCCGCGAAATCCTGTGCCTTCAGCGCGTCGTTCATCTCGCGCGTACGGGCCTGCGCGCCCGCGATGAACTCGTCGAGCATGCGCGGCTCGACGTGCAAGATGCCGAGCAGCAGCTCGAACTGCCGCTCCTTCTTGTGTTCGGACTCGCGCAGCTGGCGCTCGAGCTGCACGCGCTCGGTCACGTCGGTCACGGCGATGAAGACGCGGGTGATCTCACGATCCTGGACGATGCGCCGGAACGAGAACGCGAGATACTTGGAGATGAAGCCGCCCTCGGGGTTGGGGAAATTCACCTCGACCTCGTCGAGCGGGTTGACGCGCAGCACCGCGCGCTCTTTCTTTTTGGGATCGAAGAGCAGCGCGAGGTAATCGCGCGTGGTGTTGAACATCCGCTCCGTCAAGATGCGCTGGAGTATGTTCAAGAAGTTGAAACCCGCAAGCTCCTTCATATGGAAGATGTCTTCGAGTTCGCGCGAGTACTGCGCCTCGATGCGATAATCCGGACCGATGAGCAGCAGGCCCTGCCGCACCGTCTCCATGATGAGGTCCGTGCCATGCTTCGCGGCCGCCAACGCCGCCGAGCTCTCGGCGAGCTCATCGTTGCGCAGCTCGAGCGAACTTGCGTACACCCGGATCTGATTCTGGCCCTCGGTGACGCGCGTGAACAAGATGACGACGATCGCGACCACGCACAGCACGGCGAGGCCGATCAACAGGTTGCGCGTGAAGATCAGATCTTTGGCGCCCTGCGTCGCGCTGCGTTCGATCGACAGCGCGACGTCGCTCATCATGTTCGACATCTGCTTCTCGTTCGCGCTTGCGTACGCGGCGGCGTCGTCCACGACGGCCGGCGTGACCGGGCCGACGGCGATCGCCGCGATCTTCTGCTTGAGGGGCGTCCAGGCGCTTTGCGCTTGCGAAAGCGCGGCGGTCTCCGCCTCGCCGCGCAGCGGAGCCACAGCCAGGGGCTCGCCGGCAAGATCGGTCGTGGTGCCGCCGTTCTGCAGCGCTTTGAGCGTCGCATCGAAGGTCGCGGCCGAATCGGCCAGGTCGCCGAGGGTCGACGGCAGCGGCGCTTGGTTGGACCGCTGCGTCAATTGCGTTTCGAGCAAGTCCTTGGTCATGCGCTGGACGAGATCGCTTTGCCGCGCGGCCACGTCGACGAGTTTGATGGTGGATTGCGAGCGCAACGTGATCGCCGCGTTGGCGAGCACGGTGCCGAATAGCGCGCCGGTGAACAGTAGCACGCAAACGACGAGGCCGATCGTCATCCATACCTGTGACGACGGCGCTTCTCTCGGTGCGTGCGATACGTATCTCATGTGTCCGAGCGTACCCCTCTTCCACTATCATCGGCGCGGGGTCCCGAAGGTTCGCGCGCGGGAGGCTGTGACGGCTCACACAAAGCGCGCGCGCAAGTCGGGCGGCCGTCACGCCGATACTTCCGAGTATGAGAACTCGATGGTGGGTGGCGTTCGCCGGGATCATGGTCATGCTGGGCCCCGGAGCGGTCTACTCGTATAGCCTGTTCACGCAGCCGCTGCTCGCAAGCTTCAACTGGACCACGACCCAGACCACGTGGGCGTTCGCGCTCGCCAACTTCTTCTTGGGGCTTGGGGGCGTGATCGGAGGCATTCTCGCCTACCGCGGCGGGACCCGAAGCGTCGCGCTGATCGGCGTCACGCTGTGGGGATTGGGGAACATCTTGGCGGGCTACGGGACCGCCAGTTTCGGCGCGCCGTGGCTGTGGCTGACCTATGGCGTCATCGGCGGGCTCGGGTGCGGCATGGCATACATCGCGTCGGTGACCAGCGTCATCAAGTGGTTCCCCGAGCGTCGCGGCTTCGGTGGTGGCCTCATCATCATGGGTTTCGGCCTCGGCGCGCCGATCTACAGCCTCATCATCCGCAGCCTGCCGGCTTTCACCACGGCCGCCAAAGCCGCAGCGGCGTTCGTCGCCGCGCGCACGGCCGCCGAGGCGTCTCAGATCACGTTCAACGCGGCGCAGTACGCGCTCAAGCCCGACGTCGTCGCCGGCCTGATGAACATCTTCACGATGTCGGGCATCGCATTCATCGCGGTCGGCTGCATTTTCGCCTTCGCGTTGCGCGAACCGCCGCGCACGTTTGCTGTGAACGGCTTCCCGACCAACGACGACGAGCTCTCCTACACCACCACGGAGATGCTGGGCAGCCCGCAGTTCTATCTGCTGTGGGTGATGCTGTTCTTGAACGTCACCGC comes from Candidatus Eremiobacteraceae bacterium and encodes:
- a CDS encoding chemotaxis protein CheX — translated: MTEDDLKVFVHGAARFFSKISPTPAQVGTPFVRDESDQVMSDFSAVIGISGNQRGCVYYTAPRDMVQALADIFGEPDLSDDICADFVGEIANTISGNARQELGPGFLISVPVVIRGRAQDVRFPDDAPAFVIPINWTGHRSTLIICLKEEPQRRSARSQ
- a CDS encoding response regulator; the encoded protein is MKLLIVDDSNVIRRAIARQVGESTYEVRSAGNGSEALKVFDEFTPEIVTMDITMPELDGLSCVEAILGRNPDTKILVISALADKATAVEAIKRGAQGFLLKPFTAEMLHTELAELLTE
- a CDS encoding ATP-binding protein, yielding MRYVSHAPREAPSSQVWMTIGLVVCVLLFTGALFGTVLANAAITLRSQSTIKLVDVAARQSDLVQRMTKDLLETQLTQRSNQAPLPSTLGDLADSAATFDATLKALQNGGTTTDLAGEPLAVAPLRGEAETAALSQAQSAWTPLKQKIAAIAVGPVTPAVVDDAAAYASANEKQMSNMMSDVALSIERSATQGAKDLIFTRNLLIGLAVLCVVAIVVILFTRVTEGQNQIRVYASSLELRNDELAESSAALAAAKHGTDLIMETVRQGLLLIGPDYRIEAQYSRELEDIFHMKELAGFNFLNILQRILTERMFNTTRDYLALLFDPKKKERAVLRVNPLDEVEVNFPNPEGGFISKYLAFSFRRIVQDREITRVFIAVTDVTERVQLERQLRESEHKKERQFELLLGILHVEPRMLDEFIAGAQARTREMNDALKAQDFAAASLGQMEQLRQRLDVVFRCVHNIKGNAALLSLEYFQKTCDAFEQKIVELRNRPALGGDDFLSIVIAESDLRADLAELQDLREKLTGIQRVYPGPVAAAPAFGNAVAPAADDVVDAVRALAHSLALKLGKDVRVQADGFDTRPLEPELRRAVRDVLVQLTRNSLAHGVESPSVREAAGKLKVATIEIRPLPGMTAGSFGFAYRDDGRGLDPLTIRERAVELGLISSDEAVKTDESQVARFIFAPGFTTSNGATTDAGRGIGMDVVKHLVVDECGGEIGVSSDPGRYCEFTFVLPRAPAPVPVPVA
- a CDS encoding OFA family MFS transporter; this encodes MRTRWWVAFAGIMVMLGPGAVYSYSLFTQPLLASFNWTTTQTTWAFALANFFLGLGGVIGGILAYRGGTRSVALIGVTLWGLGNILAGYGTASFGAPWLWLTYGVIGGLGCGMAYIASVTSVIKWFPERRGFGGGLIIMGFGLGAPIYSLIIRSLPAFTTAAKAAAAFVAARTAAEASQITFNAAQYALKPDVVAGLMNIFTMSGIAFIAVGCIFAFALREPPRTFAVNGFPTNDDELSYTTTEMLGSPQFYLLWVMLFLNVTAGIIVISNATGIMQELTGLAAPTVVATYAYLAFFNGFGRLFWGWLSDRIGRRVAYAAIFGIQVISFFFLGELHSLAAVAAVYAVVLLCYGGGFGVMPAFNADFFGTKHFGANYGLNITAWGCAGLVGPAFVSSVKDLTGSFAGALLPVAIMLLVAIIFPLISDKPAISRPLERAA